The genome window GCTGACGATGTTGCTCATCAATAATTGCCTGGCCAATGCCCTGTTCCATGGCGGCCCGGCCTGCCGCATCAGTATTACGTTTGCGCAAGGCTGCCTGAGCATCGGCAATACGCTGCCGGCGGGGCGGCCACGGCGCGTCCAGGGCTTTGCGCATGGACAGAACCTGCTGCTGCGCCTGGCACAAGCCATGCGCTGGGACATTGCTTTCCATCCCGGCGAGAGGGAGTACCGTGTCGCCATCATGGTGGTGCAATAAAGGCGCCGGATTTCACCGCGATTTCACCGGCGCTTGCGTAAGCTGCAAGCTCTTGATCAACGGAGAAAGCCGCATGAAATTGTTTATCAGCCTGCTGGTGCTGGCCTGCACGTGCATTCCTGCGCTGGCGCAAGTGACCAGCCTCGTTCACAAAGACGAAAAACGCCGCTACATCGTCTATACGCCCGCCGCTTATCAACGCCAGCCGCAGCAAGCGTTTCCCGTCGTCTTCAATTTCCATGGCGGCGGCATGAGCATGGCGGAACAGATGCTGTACACCCAGATGAACAAGGCGGCCGAGCGGCACCAGTTCATCGTTGTGTATCCGCAAGGTATCAAGCAGGACTGGAACGTGGGCTTTGGCATGGATTACCTGGCCGGTACGGATGACGTCGGTTTTACGCAAGCGATGCTAAGCAAGCTCAAACAGGATTACCGCATCGATGACAAACGCGTGTATGCGACGGGCCTGTCGCGCGGCGGCTTCTTTGCCTTGCGCCTGGCGGCCGAGCTGCCGCAGCAGTTCGCGGCCGTCGCTTCCGTGGGCGCGCCGATGCCCGTGCCCGTCATCACCCACCATACCGTGCTATCGCCGGTGGGCATGCTGTTGATACAGGGCACGGCTGACCAGGTGGTCTTGTATGGGGGCAAGGATGGCGGCTATCTATCCGCCGAGGACACGTTTGCCTACTGGCGCAAGCAAAACCGCCTCGAAGGCGCCGCGCCACCGGCGCGCATGCTAGCCACCGTGCCAGGTGACGATACGCAAGTGACGCATGTGGAGCAGGGCAATGGCGCGCAGCAGGTGGCCTTGCTCACCGTCAAGGACGGCGGCCACACGTGGCCCGGCGCCG of Janthinobacterium sp. PAMC25594 contains these proteins:
- a CDS encoding PHB depolymerase family esterase, producing the protein MKLFISLLVLACTCIPALAQVTSLVHKDEKRRYIVYTPAAYQRQPQQAFPVVFNFHGGGMSMAEQMLYTQMNKAAERHQFIVVYPQGIKQDWNVGFGMDYLAGTDDVGFTQAMLSKLKQDYRIDDKRVYATGLSRGGFFALRLAAELPQQFAAVASVGAPMPVPVITHHTVLSPVGMLLIQGTADQVVLYGGKDGGYLSAEDTFAYWRKQNRLEGAAPPARMLATVPGDDTQVTHVEQGNGAQQVALLTVKDGGHTWPGADAFNVGLPIGKTTRAIDANEVMWEFFSRHRR